GAAATTACGCAGAAGATCAGACAATACTCTGCCAGCAAGTTATCCTTTAAATGCAGAAGCAGGAGGGAATGGCAGCGACTATTTCTCAAACAGATCAAACTCGCATGCATCATCCAGGAAGTCGTCATTTGGCTCCACTGGGAATACAGCTTATAGCACACCACTGCATTCACCTGCGTTAAGAAAAATGAGCTCGAGGGACAACGACGATAGCGGAGACAACGTCAACGGTAGAGGCACCTCACCTATCCCTAATCTAAACATAGACAAGCCTTCGCCGTCAGCGTCGTCAGCGTCAAAAAGAGAATATTTAAGTGCATATCCAACACTAGCTCACAGAgattcatcatcttcactTAGTCCGCGGGGCAAAGGACAACGgtcttcatcgtcttcCAGTTCCAGTCAAAGAATATATGTTTCCCCACCATCTCCCACAGGTGATTTCGTACACGGGAGTTGTGCAGACGGTGATAATGGATCTAGGACTAATACTATGGTCgaaatgaaaaggaaaaaaccAGTTCGTCCAGTGGACATAGATGAAATTATCCAGAGATTACTAGATGCCGGCTATGCCGCAAAGAGGACCAAGAATGTTTGCTTAAAGAATTCCGAGATTATTCAAATTTGCCATAAGGCTCGTGAATTATTCCTTGCCCAACCTGCTCTCTTAGAATTATCTCCCTCGGTAAAAATAGTGGGTGATGTTCACGGCCAATATGCAGATCTTTTGAGACTTTTTACCAAATGCGGTTTCCCCCCCATGGCAAATTACTTATTTTTAGGCGATTACGTAGATCGCGGTAAGCAGTCCCTGGAGACCATTTTACTATTACTATGCTATAAGATTAAATATCCTgaaaatttcttcctcttaAGAGGCAATCATGAATGTGCCAATGTTACAAGAGTCTACGGGTTTTATGATGAATGTAAACGACGTTGTAATATCAAGATTTGGAAAACCTTTGTTGACACGTTCAACACGCTACCGTTAGCAGCCATCGTCAcaggaaaaatattttgtgTTCATGGTGGACTATCACCTGTTCTAAATTCCATGGACGAAATTAGGCACGTTAGTAGGCCCACCGATGTACCCGACTTCGGCTTAATTAATGACCTTTTATGGTCGGATCCTACAGATTCATCGAATGAATGGGAGGATAATGAGCGTGGAGTTAGTTTTTGTTACAATAAAGTGGCtattaataaatttttaaacaAATTCGGATTCGATTTAGTGTGTAGAGCACATATGGTGGTGGAAGATGGTTATGAATTCTTTAATGACAGAAGCTTAGTTACAGTGTTTTCGGCTCCCAACTATTGTGGTGAATTCGATAACTGGGGTGCTGTCATGACCGTTAGTGAAGGCCTACTCTGTTCTTTTGAGTTGTTGGACCCACTGGACAGTACCGCTTTGAAACAAGTGATGAAAAAAGGCAGGCAAGAACGTAAATTAGCCAATCGCTGAAAAACTAGATATTAATGTTGCAGTTAATAAGCTCATTGAAAACTTTCTTTGGTTGTTCctcttccttctttttttcgcCGATAAAGTTGTCGTTATAGTTTCACTTATATCTTACGAGAATCTAAATAAGtaaatattaatattattcaatttCTCATTTCCTTTCCTCTGGGTTTTTTGAGAGTACGAGTTTTATTGCTCGctttttgtattttcaCTTTGCCGGCTTTTTCACTATTCCCTATTGTCTTAATAAAGTTCCTGCTTGGGCCCAGTaaacttttaaaatttATGTGCTGAAAGAAAGTTGAAACAATCACAAGAGGAGAGCAGATTtgccaaaaaaagaatctGAGCTGTTTGTTCCTGTCTAATACTAAAAGatataaataaacaatATGTATACAAAAGAGTACTACTGGTTTTCACAatatatgataataacaAGCACTTTGGTGCTCACCATAATATGGTCCATCTTACCATCATCGCTGGGTGAGGCTGCACCAAAGCAGTTTATCAACACGCTATTGGACATCTTCCCACAAAGAAGATGGATTATTACCTTGGAGAGCATAATGCTGATGGGCATGCTATGCACATACATCGGCCTTCTGATGTACAATGAAGATACATTAACACCGCCGCTAGATTCTCTATCTACAGTAACGGATGCCGGTGGTCAACTTGTAATAGAGGACGACCCGGACGTATTCGTTAAGAAATGGGCctttaaagaaacaagTGGTATTTACGATCTGTCTCTGATGGATGCCTGCCAACTTCTCTACCTATATGATAACGACCATACCAGCACATAGCTTTTCTCAGCACCTGTCCAGAGACATAACATCACAATCACATCGCCCCAGTAAATGCATACGCAAGATAAGATACAAACTGGCTACGGGAACACTACGCCAACGTGATTGGCAATTGTGCTCTAATAGTTACTCTATTATTGCTGTTAATTGACAATGTTTAGTCACGTGCAACACAATTCAAGTCACGTGGAAAGGCCTTCACATGGTGATCCATCTTCTACATCTTCATCGGTCCTGCATAAAGTCATAATATGGGGCTACTGGAATGTATGCACTTAACAGTACTATTATATGGTGAGGCTGTAATGCTTACCGTTTTGTGGCTATTCTCGTATTCTGTAGGCCCCCCCATACACATTTTTCGGTAACTGCGGCATATAGATGAAAGTTGAAATgaatattcaaaagaatatatataataatgCAGGAGATCAAGGAAGAATTAGATATGTATAAGAGTGATGGTAGAggcaaaaaataaaaagtaagCAGGAGAATGAATCGTGTTGGTATAGACGTAGATCATATGATAGGGGTCCTGCTTCTGGCCGTAGTGGTGGTGTTTTGGGTTGGCGCTTCGTGTTTGACTAATGAATTGCTCGAGACAAACGCGTACAATAAACCTTTCTTCCTTACTTATCTAAACATATCATCGTTTGCTCTTTATTTGACGCCAGATCTATGGAGGATAATCCAATCAAGAAGGAAGAGCTTGCAGGAACGGACAGAACGAACATTACCTATTCACACACAAGAATCTTTTTCAGAGTTCCTACCTTTACTATCTTCAACTCCTTctacttcttcaaatttgtCTTCGATAGCGGACACGAAAGTGAAGGATACAATGAGGTTGAGTCTGCTATTTTGCGTCTTGTGGTTCGTGGCAAATTTGGCGGCTAACGCTGCTTTGTCGTATACCACAGTGGCTTCGTCAACAATTCTTTCATCGACATCCTCATTTTTTACCTTATTTCTTGCCACTAGTCTAGGAATAGAAACTTTTTCGACAAAAAAACTGCTGGGGTTATTTGTGTCTTTGTTTGGAATTATCTTAATTGTGATGCAATCCTCGAAGCAACAGGATTCTGTGAGTGCTTCCTCCTTTTTGGTAGGTAACACTTTAGCACTGCTGGGGTCATTGGGTTACAGTGTCTATACAACCCTTTTGAAATACGAAATATCATCCAAAGGTCTCAGACTAGACATTCAGATGTTTCTTGGTTATGTTGGTATCTTCACGTTTCTGTTGTTTTGGCCAATTTTAATAATCCTGGATATAACACATATGGAAACTTTTGAACTACCAAGTAACTTCcacatttcttttcttgtcaTGTTAAATTGTATCATTATCTTTGTTAGTGACTATTTTTGGTGTAAAGCCCTCATTTTGACATCACCCTTGGTGGTTACCGTTGCCTTAACTTTTACTATCCCGTTAGCCATGTTCGCTGATTTTGTATGGCGAGAGGCATTTTTTACGCCTTGGTATATCATTGGtgttattttcatttttgtttcattCTTTCTAGTTAACCATCGGGGAGAATCTGCTGTTGAAAAGGACTGTGCTGCGGTTGAAAAAGGACCTATCTTGGATGCCTAACGtgattatttcttctttttatgcAATTTTTCACataatataattatatGTCTCccatttttatatattcaaaagttaATGTCTATAAATGCCCTATCTGACTTATtgtcttatttttttgcatgGTATGTATATCTTagaagcttttgaaaggaaaagtaaaacaaataaaaacggttcaagaaaatgatgtGAACCTGATAGAATAAAGTTGAGGGAGAAAACATATAATTTACTGTGTAACAAGAAGGTTATTAAACATTTCTATTAGgtgcttcttctttgccGCATGACAACTTTATTACAGCTCTTGTCAAATTATTATAAGGCTAAATTAGATTCAGAACGAATATACAATGAATATGTTCAGTCGCAGTATGAGTTTGCATCTTTAGACAAGTTGAACAACAATAAAGGTGACCCAAAGAAAGTAGTTGATGAGACATTATTTTTGCAGAGGCAAATTGCCCAGCTGAATAAACAGTTACAACTTTCATTTCAAGAGAATGAAAAACTATTAAGCGTACAGAAGAATCAAAAAGCTCTTTATCAAAGTAAGTTATCCAGCAAGGATGCATTCattgatgatttgaaaCTCAAACTGAAAGTCGAGCAGATATCTGTAGACAAACATAATAAGGAACGGACACCTTCAACAGGCCGTGATGAACAACAGCGTAATTCAAAAGCGGCACATACATCAAAGCCCACAATTCATCTTCTTTCGCCAATTGTAAATCGTGATAAGCCTAATAATCAAACGAACGACAGGGGTGGCAACGATCCTGACTCGCCTACATCACAAAGAAGATCAAGAGGACTGAGATCTTTATTGAGTTCAGGTAAAAATACAATATTTGATTCAATATCCAAAAATCTCGACGATGagataaatgaaaatgcgCATATCAGAAATGATACCACATCTTCCAAGATAGCTGGCAAATCGCCATCAAGATTATCTGCGCTGCAAAAATCTCCAGAACTGCGTAAAGAAAGGAACAATATGATATTAAAGGAACACATACTGCGTTCAAAAGATGACCAAAATATCACGTCATCTAGAAAACTGGATAATATCGAGCTATCTAGTATTGGTGACTCTACTGCAATGACATCAAGGAGTTCTACCGTTAATGCAAATGACATCTTGGGAAATGAAGAGAACGACGGGATTACAAAGCTGAAAAGAGTTAACAAGTTAACCAGCTCTCCAGTTAAAAGGGATTGCAGTacaaacaagaaaagaaaactcaCAAAGCAGCGAATTGCCACGTTACCCAACTCAGATGAAGAATTGAGTAATAATTTAAATGTTGACGAGTTTGTATGAGTAACAGCTATCTACGTCCCTGCCCTTCCCTCTCTCTTTTACATACCAACAGTttagcatttttttttatataaattaCCATAAATACTGCCTCAGGCCGCTCAGCTTATATTTTCAAGTCTCTCCATTTGGCTGTTTGAGGTACCCAATTGTTGTATTCTTGATACGGCTGTTTCAACTATTCACATAATAAGTGTAGTCTAGTCTCTTCGATGAGCCTTTTATGCACCAAGGGAAATTAAATGAATTTCTACCAAACCTTATTCATTTTGAATTATGTAGCTCTGAcattttgttgttttccttGCGTGCCCAATGTTGCCAGCGTAAAAGTTATCGTAAACGTTATCGTAAACGTTATCCCCGTTTTGTAAACTTTATTGTCTTCgtaaaaaatagaaacCAACACTTAAAATTGGTCCCATAAAAAATTGAGTCAGTTCCTTCATCGTGGTACAGTCAGAGTATTCTAAATTAATTAATTTACTGATAATTTAATAacatgaagaagaaagattgGATATTGAAGTTATCCACCAGGCACATATAACGCTCTAAATAATATTTGGATGTTGCACTAAAGTCCACgatgaagaataaaaagcaTCACTTGATCGTTCAATGAGCCAATCTTGGAAATTTTGACACCTCTATTAACCAGAACATCCAGCTTGTTGAGAACTGTTGGGATAATTCAGAAATGTAACTTTGAAACTCAAATAACTCAAGGAACGGGAGTCTTTCAAGATTTTGGAATAATTTGACCACTTTGTTTTTAAACAATTCGAGTGAAGGCCATGCGCTTCTTGTAAGCTTTGTTAATGAATCTATCTTTTAGTTAAAAacatttctttctttatccAATTGAATTATGCCATTCGATATTAAATACGACAACAGGAACACTGAAGAACGGGATACTCCCCCCCCCCCTTGTGAATGTGCTACAATAAACAGAATATCGCCACCCGGTCACTTCTTCTCTCCAATTCTTACTAAATTAGCGATAAATTCTACCCTTTCCATAACTGGCCGTTCTTCTGCAAGAGAATTTTTCCTACTTGAATAGGCATACTTGAATCTGAAAAGTAGTCATAGATAGTGAAGTCTGCtttattaataaaattcCAGGATGTACTCTTGGAGATCGAATCAAGTTCCTAGAAATCCTTTGAGAAAGAAGCGGTGAATACCCGTAGGTAGGATTTTTTCACGTAATTAAACCGCCTTATCTTATTTGTTGCCAGAAAACTAGAGGATGGAATAAACATATTCCCTAATGGTGTGGCATTTACCTGTCTGTCTAGTTTCTGTTAGTGCATTCCAATGTCAGCTGCTTCGCTACATTGTTTCCAATGAAAGCTTGTATTTTCAGAGTCGAAAGCGTCGTCGCCTCTTTTTATGGATGAAAGAGCTCTGGCATGAATTTTCTCTGTagtgaaaaaatgttaCGGCTAAAGACCGTAGAGTGactttctttgtttttctgTTCTTGAATTTAGACACTTACTTCACAATAGTATAACAAGCCAGAAACTAAGTAATGATTTAcgtgccattttttttagcaaTATATGCATAATCCTGCTGACGCCTTCGCACGCGTCAATGAAAAGGGACATTGAAAAATCGACCGGTAAGTGCTTTCAATGAGATAAACATAATTCGAATATAGGGCATCTCGTCGTCTTAATTGCCTTGAAAAATAACTGAGGTCCTCATCAAGGAGGTCACCAGTAATTGTGCGCTTTGGTTACATTTTGTTGTACAGTAATGGGCGGTCAAGAAAGTATATCAAATAATAACTCAGACTCATTCATTATGTCGTCCCCCAACTTAGACTCTCAGGAATCTTCAATATCACCTATTGATGAGAAGAAAGGCACCGATATGCAAACCAAGTCGCTTTCAAGCTATTCTAAAGGTACGCTTCTCTCTAAGCAAGTACAAAATTTATTAGAAGAAGCTAATAAATACGATCCAATATATGGGTCATCTTTACCTCGAGGATTTTTAAGAGATAGAAACACCAAGGGTAAGGATAATGGGTTGGTTCCGCTGGTGGAGAAGGTTATACCTCCCATTCACAAGAAAACCAATAATAGAAACACAAGGAAGAAGTCATCTACCACCACGAAGAAGGATGTAAAGAAGCCAAAAGCTGCAAAagtaaaaggaaaaaatggCAGGACTAACCATAAACATACCCCAATTTCAAAGCAAGAAATAGATACTGCacgagaaaaaaagccattgaaaaaaggtCGGGCaaacaagaagaatgaTCGCGATAGTCCTTCATCAACATTTGTTGATTGGAATGGCCCGTGTCTACGGTTACAATATCCATTATTTGACATAGAGTACTTAAGATCACATGAAATATATTCTGGAACTCCTATACAATCCATTAGTTTAAGAACAAATTCTCCACAGCCAACGAGCTTGACATCAGATAACGACACTTCCTCAGTAACGACAGCAAAGTTGCAGagtattttattttcaaattataTGGAAGAGTACAAAGTCGACTTCAAAAGGTCAACAGCCATTTATAATCCAATGAGTGAAATTGGTAAATTAATTGAATACAGCTGCCTGGTCTTTTTACCTTCACCTTATGCTGAACAATTGAAGGAAACTATACTACCGGACCTAAATGCATCATTTGATAACTCTGACACGAAAGGTTTCGTGAATGCTATAAATTTATACAACAAAATGATTCGTGAAATTCCTAGGCAAAGAATAATTGACCATTTAGAAacaattgataaaattcCTCGTTCATTCATTCATGACTTCTTGCATATCGTCTATACCAGGAGTATCCATCCGCAGGCGAATAAATTGAAACATTACAAAGCATTCAGCAATTATGTTTATGGAGAACTTTTGCCCAATTTCCTATCTGATGTATATCAACAATGCCAGTTGAAGAAGGGTGACACTTTCATGGATCTCGGTTCGGGAGTAGGTAATTGCGTAGTACAAGCTGCGTTGGAATGTGGATGTGCATTAAGCTTCGGATGTGAAATCATGGATGATGCTAGCGATTTAACTATACTGCAGTACGAGGAACTAAAGAAGAGGTGTAAGTTATATGGGATGCGTTTGAACAACGTGGAGttttcattgaagaaaagctTTGTGGACAATAACAGGGTCGCTGAACTAATTCCTCAGTGCGATGTTATCCTCgtaaataattttttatttgatgaagatttgaataaaaaagtCGAAAAGATACTACAAACGGCAAAAGTTGGATGTAAGATCAtaagtttgaaaagtttaaGAAGCCTCACTTATCAGATCAACTTCTACAATGTTGAGAACATCTTCAATAGATTAAAGGTGCAAAGGTATGATCTTAAGGAGGATAGTGTTTCATGGACGCATAGTGGCGGAGAGTATTATATATCAACAGTGATGGAGGATGTGGACGAAAGTTTATTCAGCCCTGCTGCAAGAGGTAGGAGGAACAGAGGTACGCCGGTGAAGTATACCAGATGAGGCACTTTGAACGGCTTTTAACGATGAGTATGAATAACTAAGTAGAAATAACATGTACACAAGTGTAACTtataaaaatcaaaaaataaaaaaatagaaaggGAGAGAATAAGAGTAGGTAATAATATGAATTAAAAGAAGGATAAGGCGCCGTGGACCAGGTACCTAAAAAGTAAAGTACCAGTTTATATTAACAAAAGAAGTTCAAGCTAAAAAGTAGCAATATGCgaaggaaaggaaaataattgaAGGAGGAGGCAGAGAACAAATTTAAATCAGGAGTGCaatatggaaaaaataGGAGCAGATAATTTCTCCTCACCATGTAGACTATCTAACACTAGCACAAAGTCATATTCCAGAATATGAGCACCCACTTGTCTGATAAGGTCGCCCGCAGCATATGCCGTTCCACCGGTGGCGAGAACATCATCCACGACAACCACGTTGGAATCAAAGGGAATGGCTTCAACCTgcatttcaaaaatttcttcatgGTCTAATTTTGTGAATGTTATAGAAGCACACTCACCCGGCAATTTTCCAACTCTCCTTATTGGAACAAATCCAACTCCCAATGCCAGTGCTAGGGATGGCCCAAATAGAAGGCCTCTAGCTTCTATACCTGCAATAAAGTcgatcttttctttgccGAACTTTTCTTCTAAATGCGTCTTGAACGTGTGTACCAACTTTTGGAATAGCGTGGGGTTGCCAATAATAGGTAAAAAATCCTCAAATTGCTCACCCTCTATGGGAAAGTCAGTGAACTGCCTAAATGCagtttttatttcctttgcGTAAGATTCAGAAATAGACATAATGAGAGGCGGACAGGCAATGAACAGGCATATACACACGCactctctttttttaagGAGCGAAAATTATCTGAACGATTGGTATGAACGGGTGCAAAATTTACTTTAACACCCAAAAAGTATatgcgtatatatatatatttatccttgttatttttgtaaattgAGCTATGCAACATAAGATTCCTGCGATGTAAGAACTACTTGCTAATCAAGAGaacttcaacaattttcCATCGCAGAGACGaaaaaactggaaaaaaataaaaagaaaaaattgaaaaagaatcgCGACTTCCGATTACATAACCTTATACGGAGTATGATACCATTCTTGACATCATCAACACACCATCGCAGACCCACGTGGCCGCTTCGTGTGCCTTGAAAATACAGCCTTAAACGCAATCTCATTCGCGTTCTGTGGAAATTGTCTCGGACTACACGCTGGGCGTGCATCACCAGTGAAAATGCCGTACCGCCCCGCTTCcggttttgtttttataaATCCGACTGGAGAAATAGACTTCTGGGTTTACACCCCGGAATAATACTAAAACCAAAACTGGTAAATAGGGCTACAGATGAGCAGGAAAACGTTGCCGGaaaaagtttatttatCCGAGAGAAtaattgatgaagaagtaGCGGTATGCACAGTAGCGGCGGAAGTATTAGCAATTTTTACTCTGGTGTGCACAAGAGtgttcatcatttttttcacgGCTAGGATATGCCATGGAATATGGCCATCTTCGCCATCAGAGAGACCGTACCACACGTTTAGAGCAGCCAGGTTGCGAAACTCTTCTAAGATGGTTTCCAGCAATTGTGTACTATC
This is a stretch of genomic DNA from Saccharomyces cerevisiae S288C chromosome IV, complete sequence. It encodes these proteins:
- the LRS4 gene encoding Lrs4p (Nucleolar protein that forms a complex with Csm1p; and then Mam1p at kinetochores during meiosis I to mediate accurate homolog segregation; required for condensin recruitment to the replication fork barrier site and rDNA repeat segregation); translation: MTTLLQLLSNYYKAKLDSERIYNEYVQSQYEFASLDKLNNNKGDPKKVVDETLFLQRQIAQLNKQLQLSFQENEKLLSVQKNQKALYQSKLSSKDAFIDDLKLKLKVEQISVDKHNKERTPSTGRDEQQRNSKAAHTSKPTIHLLSPIVNRDKPNNQTNDRGGNDPDSPTSQRRSRGLRSLLSSGKNTIFDSISKNLDDEINENAHIRNDTTSSKIAGKSPSRLSALQKSPELRKERNNMILKEHILRSKDDQNITSSRKLDNIELSSIGDSTAMTSRSSTVNANDILGNEENDGITKLKRVNKLTSSPVKRDCSTNKKRKLTKQRIATLPNSDEELSNNLNVDEFV
- the GPI19 gene encoding phosphatidylinositol N-acetylglucosaminyltransferase GPI19 (Subunit of GPI-GlcNAc transferase involved in synthesis of GlcNAc-PI; N-acetylglucosaminyl phosphatidylinositol (GlcNAc-PI) is the first intermediate in glycosylphosphatidylinositol (GPI) anchor synthesis; shares similarity with mammalian PIG-P), which codes for MYTKEYYWFSQYMIITSTLVLTIIWSILPSSLGEAAPKQFINTLLDIFPQRRWIITLESIMLMGMLCTYIGLLMYNEDTLTPPLDSLSTVTDAGGQLVIEDDPDVFVKKWAFKETSGIYDLSLMDACQLLYLYDNDHTST
- the APT2 gene encoding adenine phosphoribosyltransferase APT2 (Potential adenine phosphoribosyltransferase; encodes a protein with similarity to adenine phosphoribosyltransferase, but artificially expressed protein exhibits no enzymatic activity; APT2 has a paralog, APT1, that arose from the whole genome duplication); protein product: MSISESYAKEIKTAFRQFTDFPIEGEQFEDFLPIIGNPTLFQKLVHTFKTHLEEKFGKEKIDFIAGIEARGLLFGPSLALALGVGFVPIRRVGKLPGECASITFTKLDHEEIFEMQVEAIPFDSNVVVVDDVLATGGTAYAAGDLIRQVGAHILEYDFVLVLDSLHGEEKLSAPIFSILHS
- the PPZ2 gene encoding salt homeostasis regulator (Serine/threonine protein phosphatase Z, isoform of Ppz1p; involved in regulation of potassium transport, which affects osmotic stability, cell cycle progression, and halotolerance), with translation MGNSGSKQHTKHNSKKDDHDGDRKKTLDLPPLTKSDTTHSLKSSRSLRSLRSKRSEASLASNVQAQTQPLSRRSSTLGNGNRNHRRSNNAPITPPNNHYLTSHPSSSRRLSSSSRRSSMGNNNNSELPPSMIQMEPKSPILKNSTSMHSTSSFNSYENALTDDDDDRGDDGGESPSMAKVTRINTSSSADRGSKRTPLRRHNSLQPEKGVTGFSSTSSKLRRRSDNTLPASYPLNAEAGGNGSDYFSNRSNSHASSRKSSFGSTGNTAYSTPLHSPALRKMSSRDNDDSGDNVNGRGTSPIPNLNIDKPSPSASSASKREYLSAYPTLAHRDSSSSLSPRGKGQRSSSSSSSSQRIYVSPPSPTGDFVHGSCADGDNGSRTNTMVEMKRKKPVRPVDIDEIIQRLLDAGYAAKRTKNVCLKNSEIIQICHKARELFLAQPALLELSPSVKIVGDVHGQYADLLRLFTKCGFPPMANYLFLGDYVDRGKQSLETILLLLCYKIKYPENFFLLRGNHECANVTRVYGFYDECKRRCNIKIWKTFVDTFNTLPLAAIVTGKIFCVHGGLSPVLNSMDEIRHVSRPTDVPDFGLINDLLWSDPTDSSNEWEDNERGVSFCYNKVAINKFLNKFGFDLVCRAHMVVEDGYEFFNDRSLVTVFSAPNYCGEFDNWGAVMTVSEGLLCSFELLDPLDSTALKQVMKKGRQERKLANR
- the THI74 gene encoding Thi74p (Mitochondrial transporter repressible by thiamine; THI74 has a paralog, YML018C, that arose from the whole genome duplication; shows sequence homology to human gene SLC35F3, a thiamine transporter implicated in hypertension), whose amino-acid sequence is MNRVGIDVDHMIGVLLLAVVVVFWVGASCLTNELLETNAYNKPFFLTYLNISSFALYLTPDLWRIIQSRRKSLQERTERTLPIHTQESFSEFLPLLSSTPSTSSNLSSIADTKVKDTMRLSLLFCVLWFVANLAANAALSYTTVASSTILSSTSSFFTLFLATSLGIETFSTKKLLGLFVSLFGIILIVMQSSKQQDSVSASSFLVGNTLALLGSLGYSVYTTLLKYEISSKGLRLDIQMFLGYVGIFTFLLFWPILIILDITHMETFELPSNFHISFLVMLNCIIIFVSDYFWCKALILTSPLVVTVALTFTIPLAMFADFVWREAFFTPWYIIGVIFIFVSFFLVNHRGESAVEKDCAAVEKGPILDA
- the DOT1 gene encoding histone methyltransferase DOT1 (Nucleosomal histone H3-Lys79 methylase; methylation is required for telomeric silencing, meiotic checkpoint control, and DNA damage response; single DOT1 gene produces two Dot1p isoforms from alternative translation start sites as a result of leaky scanning by the ribosome): MGGQESISNNNSDSFIMSSPNLDSQESSISPIDEKKGTDMQTKSLSSYSKGTLLSKQVQNLLEEANKYDPIYGSSLPRGFLRDRNTKGKDNGLVPLVEKVIPPIHKKTNNRNTRKKSSTTTKKDVKKPKAAKVKGKNGRTNHKHTPISKQEIDTAREKKPLKKGRANKKNDRDSPSSTFVDWNGPCLRLQYPLFDIEYLRSHEIYSGTPIQSISLRTNSPQPTSLTSDNDTSSVTTAKLQSILFSNYMEEYKVDFKRSTAIYNPMSEIGKLIEYSCLVFLPSPYAEQLKETILPDLNASFDNSDTKGFVNAINLYNKMIREIPRQRIIDHLETIDKIPRSFIHDFLHIVYTRSIHPQANKLKHYKAFSNYVYGELLPNFLSDVYQQCQLKKGDTFMDLGSGVGNCVVQAALECGCALSFGCEIMDDASDLTILQYEELKKRCKLYGMRLNNVEFSLKKSFVDNNRVAELIPQCDVILVNNFLFDEDLNKKVEKILQTAKVGCKIISLKSLRSLTYQINFYNVENIFNRLKVQRYDLKEDSVSWTHSGGEYYISTVMEDVDESLFSPAARGRRNRGTPVKYTR